AAGAGGGCTGCTGAACTAGCCGGTTAAAAATGTCACTGACGGGATTCCACTCGCGACCTAGCAGAAGAAACAACGTCACACATGGGAGCGTTAGCAGCATGCGCCATCCGAAAATTTGCTCGCCATCAAGTGGTTTAAGTAGTGTTGCGTAATAGTAAAGTCCGGCGAACGCGCAGGACGATGCAACGGACAGAGCGACACCTTTGAACACAAGGCCTCCGGAGGAAATAAGTATCGAGGTGCGTTTCGGTTTAAGGGCAATACTGGTCAGTTAGGCGCTCTTCGGCTTTTGTTGGAGAGCGCTTGCTCGCGAACGGATCAGCAAAACCCACGCATCTGCTGTGAACGTGACGCAGCCATCGCGAGCAAGCTCGCTCCAACGGTCTAACTGACCAATATTGGGTTTAAGGGGAGAACCAAGGAGCGCCGTGTGTGAACTTGCTTTCAATCCAGTTCTTGAAGGCTTGGGTTGTAGCAGGCATGAAGCGGGAAGATGGACGAACGAGGTAAACACCTCCCTCGCCACCATCAAGCCGCCAGTCAGACAGAACTCGCTTCAGTAGTCCTGCTTCTCGATCACGAGTCATCAACCACTCGCCGCCACCCAAGATACCAACACCAGCCCGTGCAGCGGCGAGTAGCGCTTCCCCATCATTCGATGTGAGAGCGCCCTGAACCGCCACCTTCTGGACACGCCCTTTCTTGAACAGCCGCCATTCAGGAAAGGATGAGAGACCACTGAATCGCAGGCAGCTGTGTTTAGCCAAATCAGCAGGTGTTTGAGGCTCTCCGAACTGTCTGAGGTATTCCGGGGAGGCGCAAAGAATGCGGCGGTGCTCCCACAGCTTTTTAGCAACAAGGCGGTTATCGCTTAACTCGCCAACCCGAATGGCGGCGTCATACCCCTCGGCAATTATGTCGACGAAGCGGTCACTGTAGTCGGCCACAACTGATACGCCTGGATTAGCCAGGAGAAACTCCGGCAACAGTGGCGCAAGCCAGAGGCGCCCCATCGCTGCTGGTAATGCAAGGCGCAGGACGCCCCTAACTTCCGAGGCCCCTTGTTTAGCTTCTTGTTGCGCATCCGCAACGCCTCTGAGGGCCTTTGCAAGGCGTTCCACTAACTGAGCTCCAACTTGTGTCATCCGGAGCTGGCGGGTTGATCGCTCAATAAGACGAATGCCGAGGCGCGCCTCCATGGCTGCCACGCGTCTTGATATTACCGATGGATCGCGCTGGAGCCGACGCCCGGCTGCAACAAAAGAGCCCTCCGCAGCGACCGCCATCAATGCAGTGATTTCATCACTGTGCTGGCTTTCTAGGAAAACGTCTAAGGACATGGCTGATTACCGGATAGGGCATTCCATGCAGTATGGAGAGACGACCTAGCGCCAGGCAATCCTGGCGATTCGCATTTCATTGATGCAACAGATGCAGCAATAGAGACAGAACCTCGCTATCGCTCAGTGGCCCGCTTATGGCCGCTAATTGTAGCCGGTAACGACAGGCAGCTATTGGTCGAAAACTGTCATTACCATCGTGCCCCCGTTAAGCCCCGATATCCCGCCGCGGCACCACACCCAATGCTTTCCTGGCCAAGAATATTGCCTTCCCCGAGACAAACACCCGGTACCGGGGATCATGAATACCGGCATAGGGAATTTCATCAGACCAACTCTGTATCCCGAGCGCGCTGAGGTCGTGTTCGAGGGCCACGGCATTGTCTCTGGACTTGAAAAAGCCAACGCAATGGTCATGACGCATGGCCGTGATGTGTTGGAAAAAGAACGTGCAGGCCTGCGACTCACTGCCTGAAACAAAAATCGGCTCTGAATCGCGACCGCGCTCCGTATAGCAGACCTGCCATTGCCCATCCTTATGGGCGAGATACCAGCCGTCTGACAGAACGCCACGGGAACCTATGGCATAAATGCCAGGGTTGCATCCTTCTTCGAAAAGGCGCTCTGCGAGCAGCTGTGTATTCATTGCATCCAAGACGTTGTCCTCGGCAGCATCAGCCTTGCCTGTGCCAGCGGTAATAACCACTGCCGCAGCATCATGATCTTTGTGCCGCAGAAAGGGCACCATTGCCAGTCTGTTTCGCAGGTCAACCTGCGCCAGTGTCGCGGCTTGCCCGGTGAACGGATCAAAATGAGGAGCAGTGGGCACTCGAGCGCCAGAAGGACGTGATCTGAGGGGAAGGTACGCTCATGAACACGAGAACGGGCAGAAGATGCCAGACTCGCCGGTGCCGTCTGCTGTTCCGTATGAGATTTGCTGAGCTCCCATCAAGCCAACAAGATCTGATGTTGGCAGGTAGCGCAGCGGGCTTGGCATGCATTGGTTTGAAAACGCCTAACGCTCGACCTCTTCGATCCGGCCACCGCAGGCTATGAATTTTTCATCGTAGTCGTCACGACAGTAATTGGACACCTGAGTGCGCGTGGGCTGTGGTGGGCAGGCGTTCGGTTCCATGGTGCATTGCTGCCTGAACATCGATAGAGAGTTGTAGAGATTGTCATAACTGGCCTGCCTGTCTCTAACGTCGCTTTCGCAGGCATTCACCTTTGCGTCGAGTTTGCGTAAGCAGTCCAGACCTTCTGAGGTTTGCGGGTCGATGTAGCGGTAGTGGGTGCAGGCACTCAGCAGTATCCCCAGCGACAGGGTGGTCAATCTCATCATCACTGTTTCGGCTTCATCCTATTCAAGCGTGTCAGTTCGACTTCAGCAGGGGAAGTCGGTTCAGCAAGGAGTGAGTCCAAGGGATTCGCTGCCGTCACCACAGCGCTCTGGCATCATGTCGAACGTCCGATTCAAGCTCTGTGGAGAACATGATGCTAACGGCATCACAGCTTGCGGCCTTGGCGCGGCAAGCCCCTGAAGATCTGATGTCCTGGTCGAGCTTTGTGGCGCAAACCGAGTTTGTCTGGCAAGACCCTGCGTGCGTCGCGGATACAGCAGGGTGGCGGACCCTCTGGTTCGAGATGGAAATCCTCAACGGGCTTGCATTAGCCGAGTGGGAAGAAGACGGCTCTGCGCGTGATTGGTCGTCGCGTTGGCGTGAAGGCTATGAGCAGGATGCGCGAGGTCTGGTTTCGCAGTTGCTTCCACTGCTGGCCGGGTAAATTGCCAGGCCTGGCGTTCATGAAAGTGGTCGATAAGGGAGTAATCAATATCCGCTGCCGAGCCACCTGAGTACGCCTGTTCTCTATCAGAAAAGCCGTTGCTGGTAGGCGGGCTTCAGCGGCTGATGCCCAGACGTTTTGAAAGAGCTATTCAGGCCACGAAAGGCTTCCCGGCTGAAGCCGGTCCCACCGGGAGCGTGTCGCCATTTGGGTACTGGCGCTGCGCGCGAAGGGCAGGGCTTTCTCACCCCGCGCTTCGCAATCATCGGCGCCGTCGCAATCAGACCGGCTGGGTCGCCGCTTCTGCCGCCATGGCTTCCTGCACGCTCGGGCGGGCCTTGACCCGTTCCACGAACGCCGCCAGTGCCGGCCAATCCTTCACATCGACGTTGAAGAACGGCAGCCAGTTCAGCACGGTGAACAGGTAGGCATCGGCCAGGCCGAAGCTGCCCAGTAGGTAGTCCTGCTGCGCCAGCTGCTGGTTGACGTACGCCAGGCGCTTGAACAGTTTCTCGCGGAAAATCGCCTTGGCCGCTTCCGGCAGTTCAGGGTTGAACAGCGGGCCGGCGCCACCATGGATCTCGGTGCTGATGAAGTTGAGCATTTCCTGCAGGCGGGTGCGCTCCCAGGTGCCGTTGGCTGGCGCCAGGCTGTTGCCGGGCACCTGGTCGGCCAGGTACTGGACAATGGCCGGGCCTTCGGTCAGCAACTGGCCGTTGTCCAGCAGCAGCGCCGCGACATAGCCCTTGGGGTTGATTTCGCGGAAGTCCCGGCCTTCCGAGGTGGCCTTGGTCTTGGTATTGACGCGGACCAGTTCGAACGGCAGGCCCAGCTCACGCAGCACGATGTGCGGGGAAAGGGAGCAGGCCATCGGGGCGAAGTACAGCTTCATGTGGATCTCCTTGCGGGCGGAAAACGTTGGGCTGTTACGGGTGAACGCTGCGCTAGCATCCACGACTTCGGAAACCTTTTGCAAAGGACTTGTCGGTGGTGAACGCCGATTTCATGTGCGGCGGCTTCAACCGCAAGCCTTTCAAGCCTGCTGAAAGGGCGGGTGTAAGACTTGGTTTTCGCTTTCAAGCGTGTCGGCAATAACCTTGATGCTTGGAGAGCGGATGACAATCTTTGTACGACAGGTCACCCAGCGAAGCCCAGAAAAAATTCGAACAGATGCCAGTGGTAATCCAAGTTTTGAAAGCCCATCGTTCAGCGAATCACCTCGGCACCACCAGACTCAACCCCAAGCCGATCAACGCTACGCCAATCACCCGGTCGATCACCCGCTGGCGAGCCAGCATGCGTTGGCGCAGGGCCTCGGCGGAGAAGAACAGGGCCACGAAGCTGAACCACACCCAGTGCGAGAACGACATGAACAGGCCGTAGGCGAAGTTGACCGCCAGGCTGTTGCTGACCTGCACCACCTGGCTGTAGGTGGCGACCACGAAGAGCATGGTCTTGGGGTTCAGGGCGTTGGTCAGAAAGCCCATCGCGAAGGCTTTGCCGGCCGATGGGTGGGGGCCGTTGGCGCTGCCCGGTTCCAGCGTCGAGCGGCTGGTCAATGATTTGTAGCCCAGGTAGATCAGGTAGGCCGCGCCCAAGGCTTTCATGGCCATGAACAGCGTCGGTGAACTGGTAATGATCAGCGCAATGCCCAGCACGGTGTAGAACACATGGACCTGCACCCCGCAAGCGATGCCGAAAGCGGCCATCAGGCCGCTGCCGCGTCCGTAGGCATAGCTGTTGCGGGTGACCATGGCGAAGTCGGGGCCTGGACTGATCACGGCCAGGATGGTGATGACGGCGACAGCAAGCAGTTCGGTCATGGGCGGGTTCCTGTGTGGCGGGCGCAGACGGGCATTTGTGTGAGGGATACGCACATAAGCGCAAGCCCGAGCGGCAGCAGGTTTGTCCAGGCGGAGCGGCTTGTTAGCCGGGTGACGGACTTCATAGTTCCCTCTAGTCAAATGTTCAGGTATAGATTTCTGCCGAAGGATGGCGATTTGTGCGCGCTCTGAAAAACGATTTATAGTCCGCCAAATCTGTGAGAAATCATCGCCTATATGAAGCTGCCAGCCCTTACGTCCTTCCAGTTCTTCAACGTCGCTGCGCAGACCCAGAGCTTCGTGCAGGCCGGGCGTCTGCTACATGTCACCCACGGCGCGGTCAGTCGTCAGGTGCGGGCCTTGGAAGACGCCATCGGCGTGGAGCTGTTCGAACGGCGTAACCGGGCGATTTTTCTCAACGACGCCGGGCGCGAGCTGTACAGCGTGACCCGGCCATTTTTCGAACAGCTGGAGGGCACCCTTTACCGCCTGCAACGCGAAACCCGCGAAGACGTGCTGGTGGTGTCCTGCGAACCGACCATCGCCATGAAATGGCTGATCCCGCGCCTGCCGGATTTCCACGCCGCGTATCCGCACCTGCAGGTGCAACTGCTCACCGCGGGCGGGCCCATCGACTTCGGGCGCTCCGGCGTGGACTTGGCGGTGCGCCGCGACGACTTCTACTGGGACGACTCGATCCACTGCGCGACCATCGGCGAGGAGTGGACCGGCCCGGTCTGCACGCCGGCGCTGTGGTCCGCCGGCCAGCCGCTCGACGGCATGCGCCTGCTGCACAGCAAGACCCGGCCCCTGGCGTGGGACAAC
The Pseudomonas sp. DTU_2021_1001937_2_SI_NGA_ILE_001 DNA segment above includes these coding regions:
- a CDS encoding LysR family transcriptional regulator, with the translated sequence MSLDVFLESQHSDEITALMAVAAEGSFVAAGRRLQRDPSVISRRVAAMEARLGIRLIERSTRQLRMTQVGAQLVERLAKALRGVADAQQEAKQGASEVRGVLRLALPAAMGRLWLAPLLPEFLLANPGVSVVADYSDRFVDIIAEGYDAAIRVGELSDNRLVAKKLWEHRRILCASPEYLRQFGEPQTPADLAKHSCLRFSGLSSFPEWRLFKKGRVQKVAVQGALTSNDGEALLAAARAGVGILGGGEWLMTRDREAGLLKRVLSDWRLDGGEGGVYLVRPSSRFMPATTQAFKNWIESKFTHGAPWFSP
- the gstA gene encoding glutathione transferase GstA, which encodes MKLYFAPMACSLSPHIVLRELGLPFELVRVNTKTKATSEGRDFREINPKGYVAALLLDNGQLLTEGPAIVQYLADQVPGNSLAPANGTWERTRLQEMLNFISTEIHGGAGPLFNPELPEAAKAIFREKLFKRLAYVNQQLAQQDYLLGSFGLADAYLFTVLNWLPFFNVDVKDWPALAAFVERVKARPSVQEAMAAEAATQPV
- a CDS encoding LysE family translocator, which encodes MTELLAVAVITILAVISPGPDFAMVTRNSYAYGRGSGLMAAFGIACGVQVHVFYTVLGIALIITSSPTLFMAMKALGAAYLIYLGYKSLTSRSTLEPGSANGPHPSAGKAFAMGFLTNALNPKTMLFVVATYSQVVQVSNSLAVNFAYGLFMSFSHWVWFSFVALFFSAEALRQRMLARQRVIDRVIGVALIGLGLSLVVPR
- a CDS encoding LysR substrate-binding domain-containing protein; translation: MKLPALTSFQFFNVAAQTQSFVQAGRLLHVTHGAVSRQVRALEDAIGVELFERRNRAIFLNDAGRELYSVTRPFFEQLEGTLYRLQRETREDVLVVSCEPTIAMKWLIPRLPDFHAAYPHLQVQLLTAGGPIDFGRSGVDLAVRRDDFYWDDSIHCATIGEEWTGPVCTPALWSAGQPLDGMRLLHSKTRPLAWDNWLRLAQVAAAGTTRQEYEHFYLCIQAAAAGLGVGMASLLMVHGELESGQLIAPFGFIRDGSRYCLLSPRPFEESAKCRVFLEWISGQMAQSVR